The following nucleotide sequence is from Ornithodoros turicata isolate Travis chromosome 2, ASM3712646v1, whole genome shotgun sequence.
ccttctccctaTCCCTACCCCTCTACCACGCTTACCAAACGTGATTGCGAAATACgcgaggagtcaggagcaatgtgaagtggctttgagaatgttctgGAGTGctgaatcatacgcataatgcagtgtcctttccttgtttttgtaaatatatgcacaggaatgacgcaagcatgTGATGgtatgaactaatagtcctacatggtgtggaattagctgcgtgacccggcagagcctgactctcggaaacacgTTTGtcagcccgggcccggcccgcggtgccgGCATCTTTCATCGGCCCGGACCGTGGTGCCGGGTCTATTTTGTTGGGGGCCCGTGCCCATGCAGGGCTTTACTGCACACCCACTGCAAAGGATCTGCATCTTGCTTTTTACAAGACCAGCTCTCAAACAATACTATTTCTTTTCTAACACTGTGAATATTGTACAAGACCAAATGTCAAGATTAAAAATGCCAGTCAATAACAGACCGTTTTTCTCCAATGGTGTGCTTGGTGACTTAATCCGATTTACAAGACTGGTGCATGTTAGACCCTTAAAAGCAACAGCAGTCTGAAACAGACCACTCAACTGTTAATCGCGCTAGCAACTTTACCGCCACTTCACCAGTGGCACCCCTCTACGAGATATGTATGAAATCCAGCCAGTTAAAGGTCTTGTAGGTACCCTGAAGATATGAAAGCACATCTTAAAATGTGTTTACGCAAAAGCAAAAAATTATTGCTGTTCATGACTATAACGTACCTGACTTTCTGCTATTCCAGCAGCCGAGCTTGAAGCCAGGTTCTTAGCCTTAAGCGTCACCATCTCACGCACCCGATCATCCTCACTGCTGTTCACCAGCTGATTGAGGCTACGGGTGATAGCGTTAGGCCCCTTCAGACTTCGCAACGTCCATGTGTTGTAACCAGCTTTCCGTACACCGTGCCGCTGGTCGCCTCTGAGCGAGTTTTCATCTGTGTACATGGAAGTCTATAACCTTACCAGGCAGACCACAACAAACAATGGAGCTGATACATAGCGATAGGCCCTACAACATGATAAAATCATTGGTTGTGCTCAGCCATAGCAGAGGAACAAAGCCAGACTACATCTGTATTTACTCACATAATGAACACACTCTCAGCTTGGGCGAACAAATGTTGGCACTTTTTTTGCATATTTAAAGCTTAACCGCCCGTATAGCATGGCGCTAGTCATTGCAGAACATGCAAGTGCCAGAGCAATGCATGTCTTATTGGAGGGGCAAACGAACGTTGTGAAGACTACTAGGAGGAAAGAAACTGATCGATGAAGCTGTGTGTCAGTTTAATTGTGTTTTGGACACACATAGTTATGGCTCTCTTAGGTTTAGGCAGAGTTCGAggcaactcgttactgtaactaagttccttttttttggtaacttgtaacttaactcggtacttttgcgctgtggtaacttgcagaggaactcgtttcttttctaggtaactttgccaaagtaacttaagctaagttccaagtgacttttaattcacttttcactcacgtccacatatttgcTTGCTTTCTCtgcggttctttcatggcattttatgccataaaacatgattttcaatcaatgacagtagtTGCAATCAACAAtgattcaggaagtaagaaccgctgccattgaaatggagctgaaccattgtgcgcccacagggagtaaaatGCAAAGTATTCGAATTGTTGGACGGAAACGTAAACGATCTGGGGGGGTaccaccaccccaaacattCTGCTCCCCCGtcccttggaaaaaatcctggtgGTGCTCCTGACAATAGGCAAAGTTGGCATAGTAGCAGAGCTAGAGAAAGAGTCTCCCTGCTACAGAAAATTgataatatatacagggtgtcttttttttaatacagatttttcattaaaaaactataagggctatagacatcccgttttcacttctatcatctctgggacggcggacgttcttggccatcacTTGCTCAACCGTCCAATGACTAATTAtgtacctaaaaatcgttaattaacttcttAATTATAAAGGCTAGGaagctgtcccaatgagaacatatgttctttacggtcacctgatattgtagccattttcagaacaaaaatctgtttggTAGACTGTCcacaaaaaatttgtgaaggtaccccatttttttctttattttgttcattgtgcaccttcggagacccgtctttccttcacccccaatgtgagagggtgaaagagcccactgtcgcctcttgcgtcctggaaaaagattaaaagaaaacagaaaatgcaacccaaggtaagggcagttccgatagcgtcactcgataatgtgtttttgttttgtttccgcaagttcaaGCTCATCTtcaacgcatgaggcggcactgtgctccttcaccctctcacattagaggtgaaggaaagacgtgtctccgaagatgcgcaatgaaaaaaataaagaaagaaatggtgttccttcacgaattttttgcggatgatctaccacacagatttttgttctgaaaacggctacgatatcaggtgaccaaaaggaacggatgttctcattgggacaacttcgtagcatttataattaaaaagttaattaacgattttcaggtaattagtcattcgatggttgagcaacagatggccaagaacgtccacTAGcccagagatgacagaagtgaaaATAGGATGTCTATaacccttatagtttttttaatgaaaaatctgtatcgaagaaaaaaagacaccctgtatacaaacaaaattagttgCACAAACTAGGCACCAGTAATATAAGTAATAACAGGCCGTTGAATAGGTGTTTACAACTGTGATAAACAATTATCCTATTATTTTTACAAAATTTTAAGTTTGTCGATCCTATTTTGCTTCCCCTCAGAACTTTTATGAATGACTCAGCTGTGCTTGTTCCCACATTAAAATGTTATAGAATTGGTGTGGCGCGCTACTGTACCATCTCCATCGGATGCTTCAGGACTAGAGTCCAATGTAGTTGGTTCACTATTGGCCTTGAATGCCTGTGCCATATGCCCTGGTAATGGTAAAGTCTTCGGCCtggaaaaatgaaaaacaaagatTTAATGAGCTCTTGATCACACGAGAATAATGTCACAGCTATACCTTCTTGAAGATTTTGCATTATCCATAGTTTCTGTCCTTGCATTACTTGTCCTTTGCAGTTCTCTTACTGCTCCTGTGGAAACTCTGTTTTGCTGAACTAAGTGCTCTCCAGATGGCTTTGTGTATTGCTGAAGTAAAAGCAATGTTAATCCTTAAACATTATTTGGTACTGGTAAATTGAAAGGCAGACTGTGAAATGACCGTAATTACCATGGGATGCTTGAGGTGCAGTGCCATTTGTATAATATATGTGATATATGAACCTCCAGGATATTTCATAAGGCAACTGAGACATTGGGTGTAGTCTGCATTCAACACTGGCAAGATACCACATATTTTTCTCAGTGCATTTTAAAATGCAGTCATACTTGTCGCATTGCTTGTATTCTTACATTTGTCTCTTATGCAGATAAGCATGGCTATAAATATAAAGTCCACCAAGCAGAACGCGAGGCTCTCCGCAAATATTGCGTCCCAAATGATGAGCAAATCCGGCAAACCAAACTCTCGTCCAAACAGCAGCCGAAGCCAACGTCTGTGGAACAATGAGAGTTAGTAACAATGACTCTTCTATGTGTGAAGTAGTGGCTTGATACTTGCATTCCAAAAATGTGCAGTGGAATCTCCATGCTCTCCAAATGGTTGTACAAAACGTAGTCATATCTTTTCAGCATCTGTTCATTTATCTTGCACAGTTTCACACCAAGCACATTGTGCATCCCCACACAGCTAGCCTTGGAGAACGGTGTAAAGCCAAACTGGTCAATCTGAAAGGATTTCAATTACAGTTTTGCAACAGTGATccaatgcataatgtaaaaccccgagactagggaacacgaaaggacagacacaaacacgaagtctcaaacacagctgaaaattttacttcacatacaagacttgtatacaaccagagggaagggaacaaccagttgaggccaaaaagggtcagttcgggggaacaagaagtctgctcaaggccgggCCCACCAAGGCCAGACTTCTTGTTCCCCCGAACTGACACACATTACTATTCAAGGTTTAGCCGTTTGGAGGGTATGCATGTAATCACGTCTGCAAAAGAGGGGAAGCAGAGACCTACGCTTGTGTACTTATTGCGTTCCCAAGATCTGGGTTTGGCACGTTTTTATACTGTTGTCCTTTCTTTGGTAGCTGCCTTGTGCAACAGTTATTCCACTTCACAAATCATAATTAACTTTTAGTTATTATATCACGGAGGTTAAGAGGGAGGAACGGGAATATAGACATAAAAACATTTTACACACAGCATTTCACATATTTCTATTATGTGGGCTACATAGCATACGTTATTGTGGAACTTCATAGAGTATCTCCTCATTTGTATGTTCACATCGCgaatttcctgtacttttttttagaaacgGCACATATTTCcgtctgttactgaacataactctcAAAGTTGGGAGTACGTTTCCTGGAACATACATTGCAAAGAGTACAGTGTGGATCATGAGGTCACAGAAGTTGCAGACTTCAGTGACAGAATACTGTAAGcagtgtaaagcaggcttcacctaacactcgtGTGTAATGATGCAAAGCCATCTTGCTgaactaagaaaaaaaaaaaaaaatggaggtaACATGAAGTGGGCATCACCTAACTTTTGAATGCaatgaggcgaagcccacttgcagaaaGGCGGTGGTAGCAATACCTCACTTCAGCACTGTCCGAAAAATATTTCAAAATTTCGGATTCTGCAAATTAGGTTGCGAATAGGATTCGAATAGCATCTGACATTCCATTCGCATTCGAAATTTCCAATATTTTCACAGCTCTCTTTTCTTGTATTGCGCTGGCTTTCTTTTTAGGTCAGGAAAAATGCTACACAAAGCATGACTTGTTGAAACACCTTCGTCGCGTGTTGCAAGGGGCACTCGAACTTTCCAACTGGCACATTGGCACCTAAACCAATGTTTTACAAATTATCTAATTAACTAATTACGCACAATGACAAAAATACTAGGCAGCTATGATACACAACTGCTAACAGCATTCACTTTGTTCCATTCGTATAGAGTGCACAGTCTATTTAAAAACTTGATGCATGTTAGCATCCTGTACATTatcatacctgccaacttgggaacatccgaattagggagatttcaaaagcAGGGGGGGAGAGAAAGCCGTTGTTGGGGtggcttttatttgcatatgtaaCAGGAGCACACTTCACCCCAGCAGGCTCATCAggcacaagttttgcagcaacagactttgccctctccaagaaactatctgggcgtcaagctgtgacaaggctatgacactttctcaaaagaacgtgaggacacaaaactatgtctctgtcctctttgcgaggtacgcaaggtcgaaacagctagtGCAAAGGCACCTTTGTCGCACGAAAATATGGAGGAAATGCCCGGAAActagaagtgctagaactagaaccatgaccagaacccctgaactccgtaacacagaggctccgggaagcggcagcgatgccgatggcaattgggctggtattggattgacgTTTTTGTCTGTGTGCCCACAGAAAAAGCAGGTCTTTGTGATATAGAgggggaaactgcattttccgggagatttgcttctcggccgtacaatcgtacaatccgaatccgggagtctcccggatgaatcgggagagttggcaggtatgcattATGTTGTAGGCAAGCCACTCAGCCATTTTaaaattgctttgagtgttttCTACAAATATTTTTTAATGCGAACAGTATTTCAACACATGCAAACCCACAACTGAGCGTGTAAAATGTCTAAGATATGGGAAATGGCACAAATGCTATGGTATTTCACGGGGAGAGGTCATGCAGCTGAGACCTGTCCCACTGATCTAGTCTCTTTTATTGCTTCAATTCAAAACACTGGCTTACTCTAGTAGCTGATTCGTTGCAAATGTACCAAGACTCCACACCATCCATTACTTGGCTGAAGAGGAAGCTGCAAAAAGTATCGCAAACCACAAACACGTTTCACTTTATGCCGCGTGCTCTACTGTGGATCTGAAGACACATACAAGGCATCGTGTTCTGTGAAGTCCGGGTTGAGCAGCTCCCTGATGTCATCTCTGAAGGAACAAAGCATTACTGCAGAGATTCATGTTTTGCATCACAGATTCACTCCCAGCACAAAAAATTAAGAAAAGCATGCACACCTTATAGGAGAGGGGAATTCACtggaaaggaaagaaacgtaTTAATCACCACTGCGGAAAACAGTGCCAAAAAAATTATTTAAATCTGTGACCCTCACTTTACATATCCTAGTTCCAGGGCATGCAGAAAAGTCTGCTGATCATGGTGAAGTACAAAGATGATGGGAGCAAGGAGCTCGTGCATCCCCTAGTATAAAGAGTGAAATATCATTGTCCCTTTCGTTCGTGGAGTACCCAGCATAGGTGACTACATCACAGGCACAAAAACGTAATCACTTGCTCATCTCACGAGCACACGTAATTAATATAGAAATGACCTCAAAAGGCAACTCAACTTCGCAAGTGATGAGTAAATTACCTGACGGTACGAAACCTGTTGATGTTGCCTTGCATAACAGAATAAGATGTTCACCATCATCTGTTGGACATCAGCTGTTTGGAAGAATTCTATCTCTGGAAAGCTTTCGGAGTACATGGAAGAACGGGTAACTATTACAGCATGTCGTTTCAAACAATCTGTACAGATGCATGCACAAGGTGTGATTCTCAATGTGCCTAGTTATACTTACGTCCGTATCACGTCCTGCGTTATTGTGACTTTGAGCTCACTGTCCTCAAAGTACTGATTCCAGGGGCTGGACAAATCTTGAGACAATGGGTTATTCAAGTCCAGATCTATTTCTTTGGTGCCTTGACGAGGATTATAAGCTACCTATACAAAATAACAGTACGGGTAACTAACACAAGCACACAATAAGCACATCACATTTCATGTTGTTTAACCACTCACTTTCTTCGCTGCAATGAAGTGCTTAGAACCACTCACTTGATTTAGTAGTGATGTATATTTGCTTCTCCTCTCTCTTGTCACATATATCCAGTCTTGTCGAGTTTCAGGAAGACACTCGAGAAACACCTACAAGTGACAACAATGCAACATGTAATGGTGATATTCAtcacctcgaaataaagttgttgttgttttttttttgtgtgtgtatgtgaaaTTATGCTGGTACACACAGGCGGGAATCCTCAGGAGGGCATGTGAGGACGTCCCTCAACAAAAAGGTTAACGTTACGTGAGGTAAATTTCCAGAAAACAGATTGAGTTGAGGTGGGGAATTTTCAGAAAAGGACTGAGGTGAGAAGAGACATCTGCTGGCAAAAACTGAGGTCAGGGCAAAGATCGTGAGGGCATTTGCAAACTCCTCCTGGTACATAGGCATTGTGACGGCATCTCCTGTTGCCACTGTACAGTTATTAGTGTTTTGGAACCATGTATTTATTTGGGACTGCATCACAGGCCTGCCCTCGTAGTCCCACATTTAACGTTGTGTGTGTTATATCAAATAAAatattttgattgattgattggtgaGCACACTCAGTGGCAGAGTAGCTGCATGAAATAGGTCAAAccacaacaaaaataaaaaatgaagcTGTTGCTGAGTAGAGTATATTCCCTGACTTCACCCCTCTAGACAGTACTAGCCTCAAGAAGGCAAAATCGCTGCCACAATCTAGGTCCCACGAAGTATGGTCCAAGTTTTTGTTCTCTGCCATATGCTATTTGAAAGATTAGGCAAAATCTTTCCATAGAGCAGTACCGCAGGAAATACTGCCCCGCGACCATTTGGCCGTATTCCAAGACACGGTCCACCAAGGCGGACCAACTTAGAAACACCAAATCTACGGCGAATGCAACGTCATGAATACTACAGTCTCCCGTTGCCAGTAACTAACAGAATTTACACATCGCATGTAGTCTTGTACAAAACATCTAGGCAAAAGAAATTTGTGTAACAGGATTACTTAAGCCATACATTGATTGTGGCTTCTTCTATGGTTTCAAAGAAAACTCTACGAGTTCCTCTTCTAAAGCTCCAGTGAGGATTACCGATCCTGTGTACCTTCTGACTCCTTCAGAGAGGTTTTCAAAAAGCTTTGGAAGCAAGAGCTTTGAAATTTTCCTCACAAGCAAGTGGTCGGTGTACAAACTTTGAAGGACTCTGGTGTAGCATGCAGCCACATTGCTCTGCATGATCTAACAACAAAAGCAGTATTAGTGACGGCGTACCTTCCAGCATATGCTCCGAAATCTACAGTCAGCTAGCTTGATGCTGAGTGCCATGTATTTTAGCTTGTTACCTAAGTGTTCACCTTCGAAAAGATCCATCCATTCTTCCCTGAAATAAAAGAGGTCACACATGTATTTGTGCTATTACACTTTGCAAACTTTGTAACTaactaataattataatttgtaaagaggaaaaaaaaaggatgagcGGAAACTTTGTATGTGTAGACGACACATTACAATGACAACTGCTCGTAGCGACAGGTGTGTGTAGTTAGATACAATGAAGTCAATATTGGTATCCGTTAACACATTTGACATAACGGCACCTGCACAGATTTTTAGGGAATTTACAGTTCATGTCACAGTAAAGCGTGACATTTACTTACCAATATTTTCTTGGTCCTCTGTGACTGCCTTGTACAGCTTCAGCCGAAGAACCGACTGCTGTAGCAGGAAAATCCACATGTTCAAATCCTTAAACAGAATACTGAGAATGTAAACACGTATTATAAAACTGGCACAGGTTTCGTGAGTTAGTACATATGCTATTAACAAGCGAAGAACTGTAGCTATTGCTATGCTTCTTAATCTTGATGTGTCTGTTGCGGTGGGGGAAACAGGCACAAGCCCCCATATCCTGAGAGGATGGTGTGTCCCACCCTCGATGTCCAGCTGCAGGTGCGTTTGAAGTCAGTTTCATTCGTGTAATTAAGTGTCATCGAAGCTGCTCATTTCAGAACAAAATCGAACACCAAATGGGCATGTGTCGCACTACGACTATGCACATGTTCCTACGAGGGcttatctacagggtgtttgctctgacgtgtccagaaattatatttaaagcgagctatAAAACAAAAGCAAGTGGtatttttctgctacttgagtgagaaacaggtactgcttcactagtagcacctgtttcttagtcaagtagctgaaaagtagctgagaagtagctgaaaagtagcgcgcAATTCTCTTTTATCGCTAGCTTTAAGTAAAATTTTCTGGACACGTtggagcaaacaccctgtatagtgcaAACCGTGCTCGCTAGAAAACTCGCTACGAATGCCATACTGAAAGCTCAATAACCAGCTGGTTCGCTGTGAAATTCCCAAGCTCTGCGAGTGGTCATGCGAGAA
It contains:
- the LOC135386035 gene encoding TBC1 domain family member 5-like isoform X4, whose product is METSVSGFEHVDFPATAVGSSAEAVQGSHRGPRKYWEEWMDLFEGEHLGNKLKYMALSIKLADCRFRSICWKVFLECLPETRQDWIYVTRERRSKYTSLLNQVAYNPRQGTKEIDLDLNNPLSQDLSSPWNQYFEDSELKVTITQDVIRTFPEIEFFQTADVQQMMVNILFCYARQHQQVSYRQGMHELLAPIIFVLHHDQQTFLHALELGYVNEFPSPIRDDIRELLNPDFTEHDAFFLFSQVMDGVESWYICNESATRIDQFGFTPFSKASCVGMHNVLGVKLCKINEQMLKRYDYVLYNHLESMEIPLHIFGIRWLRLLFGREFGLPDLLIIWDAIFAESLAFCLVDFIFIAMLICIRDKLLNADYTQCLSCLMKYPGGSYITYIIQMALHLKHPMQYTKPSGEHLVQQNRVSTGAVRELQRTSNARTETMDNAKSSRRPKTLPLPGHMAQAFKANSEPTTLDSSPEASDGDDENSLRGDQRHGVRKAGYNTWTLRSLKGPNAITRSLNQLVNSSEDDRVREMVTLKAKNLASSSAAGIAESQGTYKTFNWLDFIHIS
- the LOC135386035 gene encoding TBC1 domain family member 5-like isoform X3, producing METSVSGFEHVDFPATAVGSSAEAVQGSHRGPRKYWEEWMDLFEGEHLGNKLKYMALSIKLADCRFRSICWKVFLECLPETRQDWIYVTRERRSKYTSLLNQVAYNPRQGTKEIDLDLNNPLSQDLSSPWNQYFEDSELKVTITQDVIRTFPEIEFFQTADVQQMMVNILFCYARQHQQVSYRQGMHELLAPIIFVLHHDQQTFLHALELGYVNEFPSPIRDDIRELLNPDFTEHDAFFLFSQVMDGVESWYICNESATRIDQFGFTPFSKASCVGMHNVLGVKLCKINEQMLKRYDYVLYNHLESMEIPLHIFGIRWLRLLFGREFGLPDLLIIWDAIFAESLAFCLVDFIFIAMLICIRDKLLNADYTQCLSCLMKYPGGSYITYIIQMALHLKHPMQYTKPSGEHLVQQNRVSTGAVRELQRTSNARTETMDNAKSSRRPKTLPLPGHMAQAFKANSEPTTLDSSPEASDGDDENSLRGDQRHGVRKAGYNTWTLRSLKGPNAITRSLNQLVNSSEDDRVREMVTLKAKNLASSSAAGIAESQSTTAEKCTVKDTARLHHVIKDCYREMNVHLSLLQECLCSQELQREDEMLLALASLKRVRDNLKEATDSSDMEEEIATDAEQMDDWTLITASQPVEGNRACEDMVLTVREHSLLSVPEQDSLQGVPHPQEAKKKKLVALVSSQKEQTSGRISDGGGGDVR
- the LOC135386035 gene encoding TBC1 domain family member 5-like isoform X2, whose protein sequence is METSVSAVGSSAEAVQGSHRGPRKYWEEWMDLFEGEHLGNKLKYMALSIKLADCRFRSICWKVFLECLPETRQDWIYVTRERRSKYTSLLNQVAYNPRQGTKEIDLDLNNPLSQDLSSPWNQYFEDSELKVTITQDVIRTFPEIEFFQTADVQQMMVNILFCYARQHQQVSYRQGMHELLAPIIFVLHHDQQTFLHALELGYVNEFPSPIRDDIRELLNPDFTEHDAFFLFSQVMDGVESWYICNESATRIDQFGFTPFSKASCVGMHNVLGVKLCKINEQMLKRYDYVLYNHLESMEIPLHIFGIRWLRLLFGREFGLPDLLIIWDAIFAESLAFCLVDFIFIAMLICIRDKLLNADYTQCLSCLMKYPGGSYITYIIQMALHLKHPMQYTKPSGEHLVQQNRVSTGAVRELQRTSNARTETMDNAKSSRRPKTLPLPGHMAQAFKANSEPTTLDSSPEASDGDDENSLRGDQRHGVRKAGYNTWTLRSLKGPNAITRSLNQLVNSSEDDRVREMVTLKAKNLASSSAAGIAESQTRRHKMIRQQQIGCKPGKQVVHSTTAEKCTVKDTARLHHVIKDCYREMNVHLSLLQECLCSQELQREDEMLLALASLKRVRDNLKEATDSSDMEEEIATDAEQMDDWTLITASQPVEGNRACEDMVLTVREHSLLSVPEQDSLQGVPHPQEAKKKKLVALVSSQKEQTSGRISDGGGGDVR
- the LOC135386035 gene encoding TBC1 domain family member 5-like isoform X1, which gives rise to METSVSGFEHVDFPATAVGSSAEAVQGSHRGPRKYWEEWMDLFEGEHLGNKLKYMALSIKLADCRFRSICWKVFLECLPETRQDWIYVTRERRSKYTSLLNQVAYNPRQGTKEIDLDLNNPLSQDLSSPWNQYFEDSELKVTITQDVIRTFPEIEFFQTADVQQMMVNILFCYARQHQQVSYRQGMHELLAPIIFVLHHDQQTFLHALELGYVNEFPSPIRDDIRELLNPDFTEHDAFFLFSQVMDGVESWYICNESATRIDQFGFTPFSKASCVGMHNVLGVKLCKINEQMLKRYDYVLYNHLESMEIPLHIFGIRWLRLLFGREFGLPDLLIIWDAIFAESLAFCLVDFIFIAMLICIRDKLLNADYTQCLSCLMKYPGGSYITYIIQMALHLKHPMQYTKPSGEHLVQQNRVSTGAVRELQRTSNARTETMDNAKSSRRPKTLPLPGHMAQAFKANSEPTTLDSSPEASDGDDENSLRGDQRHGVRKAGYNTWTLRSLKGPNAITRSLNQLVNSSEDDRVREMVTLKAKNLASSSAAGIAESQTRRHKMIRQQQIGCKPGKQVVHSTTAEKCTVKDTARLHHVIKDCYREMNVHLSLLQECLCSQELQREDEMLLALASLKRVRDNLKEATDSSDMEEEIATDAEQMDDWTLITASQPVEGNRACEDMVLTVREHSLLSVPEQDSLQGVPHPQEAKKKKLVALVSSQKEQTSGRISDGGGGDVR